The proteins below come from a single Crossiella sp. CA-258035 genomic window:
- a CDS encoding lytic polysaccharide monooxygenase, whose translation MSLALMALSVLVPATASAHGYTNGPNSRAYFCKLGTAKNCGPIQWEPQSVEGPKGFPARGPADGSICAGGLSQFAQLDDPRGGSWPSTQLTSGASRTFSWYLTAPHASTSFKYFITKNGWNANAKLTRAALDPAPFISVSNGGARPPNAVSHTGTVPAGKTGRHLILAVWDIADTGNAFYQCIDVTF comes from the coding sequence ATGAGCCTGGCGCTGATGGCGCTTTCCGTCCTGGTACCGGCCACGGCCAGCGCGCACGGTTACACCAACGGCCCGAACAGCCGGGCCTACTTCTGCAAACTCGGCACCGCCAAGAACTGCGGCCCGATCCAGTGGGAACCACAAAGTGTGGAGGGCCCCAAGGGATTCCCGGCCCGCGGACCCGCTGACGGCAGCATCTGCGCCGGTGGACTCAGCCAGTTCGCGCAGCTGGACGACCCGCGCGGCGGGAGCTGGCCGTCCACCCAGCTGACCAGCGGCGCGAGCCGCACGTTCAGCTGGTACCTGACCGCGCCGCACGCGAGCACCTCGTTCAAGTACTTCATCACCAAGAACGGCTGGAACGCCAACGCGAAACTGACCCGCGCCGCGCTGGACCCTGCCCCGTTCATCAGTGTCAGCAACGGTGGCGCGCGGCCGCCGAACGCGGTCTCGCACACCGGCACCGTGCCGGCGGGCAAGACCGGCAGGCACCTGATCCTGGCGGTCTGGGACATCGCGGACACCGGAAACGCGTTCTACCAGTGCATCGACGTCACTTTCTGA
- the gndA gene encoding NADP-dependent phosphogluconate dehydrogenase yields MSSETSRTATARIGVTGLAVMGRNLARNLARNGYPVAVHNRSVERMKSLVAEHGDEGTFVPAETLAEFVDALERPRVAIVMVKAGGPTDAVIDELAELLEPGDIVVDCGNAHFADTRRREAALKEKGLHFVGAGVSGGEEGALLGPSIMPGGSKESYARLGPVFESIAATVDGQACCVHVGPDGAGHFVKMVHNGIEYADMQLIAEAYDLLRAGLGATPAEIAEIFRGWNEGDLESFLIEITADVLAHTDARTGKPFVDVVQDQAEQKGTGRWTVQSALDLGVPITGIAEATFARSLSGHAGQRAAAAEAFGSEAGAGWVKDADRDAFIEDVRKALYASKVVAYAQGFDHIRAGSQEYGWDIDLGATATIWRGGCIIRARFLDRIRESYDANPDLPSLLVAPYFAEAVTSGVDSWRRVVADAVREGVPTPAFSSSLAYYDGLRRDRLPAALIQGLRDNFGAHTYRRVDAEGSFHTLWATPDKAEQAG; encoded by the coding sequence ATGAGCAGCGAGACCTCCAGGACCGCGACGGCACGCATCGGGGTGACCGGGTTGGCGGTGATGGGCCGCAACCTGGCCCGCAACCTCGCCCGCAACGGCTACCCGGTCGCCGTGCACAACCGGTCGGTGGAGCGGATGAAGAGCCTGGTCGCCGAGCACGGCGACGAGGGCACCTTCGTCCCGGCGGAGACCCTCGCCGAGTTCGTGGACGCGCTGGAGCGCCCGCGGGTGGCGATCGTCATGGTCAAGGCCGGCGGCCCGACCGACGCGGTCATCGACGAGCTGGCCGAGCTGCTCGAACCCGGCGACATCGTGGTGGACTGCGGCAACGCGCACTTCGCCGACACCCGCCGCCGCGAGGCCGCGCTCAAGGAGAAGGGCCTGCACTTCGTCGGCGCCGGCGTCTCCGGCGGCGAGGAGGGCGCGCTGCTCGGGCCCAGCATCATGCCGGGCGGCTCGAAGGAGTCCTATGCGCGGCTCGGCCCGGTGTTCGAGTCGATCGCGGCCACCGTGGACGGGCAGGCCTGCTGTGTGCACGTCGGCCCGGACGGCGCGGGCCACTTCGTGAAGATGGTGCACAACGGCATCGAGTACGCCGACATGCAGCTCATCGCGGAGGCCTACGACCTGCTCCGCGCCGGACTCGGCGCCACCCCCGCGGAGATCGCGGAGATCTTCCGCGGCTGGAACGAGGGCGACCTGGAGTCCTTCCTCATCGAGATCACCGCGGACGTGCTCGCGCACACCGACGCCCGCACCGGCAAGCCGTTCGTGGACGTGGTGCAGGACCAGGCCGAGCAGAAGGGCACCGGCCGCTGGACCGTGCAGAGCGCGCTGGACCTGGGCGTGCCGATCACCGGGATCGCCGAGGCCACCTTCGCCAGGTCCCTGTCCGGGCACGCCGGCCAGCGCGCCGCCGCGGCCGAGGCCTTCGGCAGCGAGGCGGGCGCGGGCTGGGTGAAGGACGCCGACCGGGACGCCTTCATCGAGGACGTGCGCAAGGCGCTCTACGCCTCCAAGGTGGTCGCCTACGCCCAGGGCTTCGACCACATCCGCGCGGGCAGCCAGGAGTACGGCTGGGACATCGATCTGGGCGCCACCGCCACCATCTGGCGTGGCGGCTGCATCATCAGGGCCCGGTTCCTGGACCGCATCCGCGAGTCCTACGACGCCAACCCCGACCTGCCCAGCCTGCTGGTCGCCCCGTACTTCGCCGAGGCGGTCACCAGCGGCGTGGACAGCTGGCGCCGGGTGGTCGCGGACGCGGTCCGCGAGGGCGTGCCGACCCCGGCGTTCTCCTCCTCGCTGGCCTACTACGACGGCCTGCGCCGCGACCGGCTGCCCGCCGCGCTGATCCAGGGCCTGCGGGACAACTTCGGCGCGCACACCTACCGCCGGGTGGACGCCGAGGGCTCCTTCCACACCCTGTGGGCCACGCCGGACAAGGCCGAACAGGCCGGGTGA
- a CDS encoding alpha-L-rhamnosidase, with translation MCAVAITRLTTEYADNPLGTDVPHPRLAWVLTAEVNGATQSAYQVQADPDPRRLAEGRPHWDTGRITSSRTLGIRYDGPPLRPRTRYHWRVRVWDGENRPSPWSAPAWWETGHLGQPWSASWIGPTAPPPPPALDQASWIGGPGWTLTEAPTGSRWFRTTLDLPAEIRAATLVATADDALNVHLHGREVLSANTSGNAWATAHLLDVTEEVRAAGARLAVAVEAANRGGPAGLLLRLLVELTDGSTRELTTGTGWRATGTAHPQWTSPDLDDSGWPAAAVLARYGDGPWARDVTVPAPPRPAPLLRKDFQLTRPVTRARLYLSGLAYYDAQLNGHRVGDQVLDPGFTGYDKTVLYAVHDITGQLRQGDNRLDVTLGRGFYGMTTINVWDWHLAKWHGEPRLLAQLEIDHPDGGRTTIGSDRSWRLTDSPTRANSQYAGETYDARHIPRQWTDAQLVPAPAGVLRAQPNEPIRVTETIRPVSITELRPGVHVADMGRTMAGWTKITVRAPAGTRISLLHGEKLNPDGSVQSVNEHVKDTRQQRDEYIAAGAGAETWEPRFSYKGFRYVQITGPRPEEVLGRLVHSDVPEVSEFRCAEPMFEQLDRMMRRTIVNNLHGLPTDTPKYEKNGWTGDAQVGAPSMAYAFGMQRLFAKWTGDLADAQDSAGQVPVIVPNGGRWGYRQLAPAPEWTTVFPFLAREMHRWYGDDRVAAEHWPALTRYLDWEINRMSGGLALTALGDFLSPDAPWGVAPEDNRLTATAYLHRALVGVAEMGELLGHQVTAARYRAVAAQAEDTLNRTFLRGGHYRGDRDQGYRQTSNAIPLAFGLVPAESVQSVVDSLAADIRKRGNHLNTGCLGTSVLLPVLTAHGHAELAHAIAVQRTEPSWGYWIEQGADTMWEMWHQDSRSRNHYFQGTVTQWLYENVAGLRPLANGYERILIRPDARTGVAWARTSIDTVRGRAAVSWATTPTGLTLTATVPVGATAEIHLPTAPAHQVTAPPGAVTLPPIPGHAPYRVGSGTWTFSTG, from the coding sequence ATGTGCGCTGTGGCGATCACCCGGCTCACCACCGAGTACGCGGACAACCCGCTCGGCACCGACGTCCCGCACCCCCGGCTGGCCTGGGTGCTCACCGCCGAGGTCAACGGCGCGACCCAGTCCGCCTACCAGGTCCAGGCCGACCCCGACCCCCGCCGCCTCGCCGAGGGCCGCCCCCACTGGGACACCGGCCGGATCACCTCAAGCCGCACCCTGGGCATCCGCTACGACGGCCCGCCGCTGCGCCCCCGCACCCGCTACCACTGGCGGGTCCGGGTCTGGGACGGCGAGAACCGCCCCAGCCCCTGGAGCGCCCCGGCCTGGTGGGAGACCGGCCACCTGGGCCAGCCCTGGTCCGCCAGCTGGATCGGCCCCACCGCGCCACCCCCGCCGCCTGCCCTGGACCAGGCGTCCTGGATCGGCGGCCCCGGCTGGACCCTGACCGAGGCTCCGACCGGCTCCCGCTGGTTCCGCACCACCCTGGACCTCCCGGCCGAGATCCGCGCCGCCACCCTGGTCGCCACCGCCGACGATGCCCTGAACGTGCACCTGCACGGCCGGGAAGTGTTGTCCGCCAACACTTCCGGCAACGCCTGGGCCACCGCGCACCTGCTCGACGTCACCGAGGAGGTCCGCGCCGCCGGAGCCCGGCTCGCCGTCGCGGTGGAGGCCGCCAACCGCGGCGGACCGGCCGGACTGCTGCTGCGCCTGCTCGTCGAGCTCACCGACGGCAGCACCCGCGAACTGACCACCGGCACGGGCTGGCGCGCCACCGGCACCGCGCACCCGCAGTGGACCAGCCCCGACCTCGACGACTCCGGCTGGCCCGCCGCGGCCGTCCTGGCCCGCTACGGCGACGGCCCGTGGGCCCGCGACGTCACCGTGCCCGCCCCGCCGCGACCGGCACCGTTGCTGCGCAAGGACTTCCAGCTCACCCGACCGGTCACCCGGGCCCGCCTCTACCTCAGCGGCCTGGCCTACTACGACGCCCAGCTCAACGGCCACCGCGTCGGCGACCAGGTCCTCGACCCGGGTTTCACCGGCTACGACAAGACCGTGCTCTACGCCGTGCACGACATCACCGGCCAGCTCCGCCAGGGCGACAACCGGCTCGATGTCACGCTGGGCCGCGGTTTCTACGGCATGACCACGATCAACGTCTGGGACTGGCACCTGGCCAAGTGGCACGGTGAGCCCAGACTGCTGGCCCAGCTGGAGATCGACCACCCCGACGGCGGCCGCACCACCATCGGCTCCGACCGCAGCTGGCGGCTCACCGACAGCCCCACCCGCGCGAACTCCCAGTACGCGGGCGAAACCTACGACGCCCGGCACATCCCGCGGCAGTGGACCGACGCCCAGCTGGTCCCCGCCCCTGCCGGAGTCCTGCGCGCCCAGCCCAACGAACCCATCCGGGTCACCGAGACCATCCGCCCGGTCAGCATCACCGAGCTGCGGCCCGGCGTGCACGTGGCGGACATGGGCCGCACCATGGCCGGCTGGACCAAGATCACCGTCCGCGCCCCGGCAGGCACCCGGATCTCCTTGCTGCACGGGGAGAAGCTCAACCCGGACGGCAGCGTGCAGTCGGTCAACGAGCACGTCAAGGACACCCGCCAGCAGCGCGACGAGTACATCGCCGCGGGCGCCGGTGCGGAGACCTGGGAACCCCGGTTCTCCTACAAGGGTTTCCGCTACGTGCAGATCACCGGGCCGCGGCCGGAGGAGGTGCTGGGGCGGCTGGTGCACAGCGATGTGCCCGAGGTCAGCGAGTTCCGCTGCGCCGAGCCGATGTTCGAGCAGCTGGACCGGATGATGCGCCGCACCATCGTGAACAACCTGCACGGCCTGCCCACCGACACCCCCAAGTACGAGAAGAACGGCTGGACCGGCGACGCCCAGGTCGGCGCGCCCAGCATGGCCTACGCCTTCGGCATGCAGCGCCTGTTCGCCAAGTGGACCGGCGACCTGGCCGACGCCCAGGACAGCGCGGGCCAGGTCCCGGTGATCGTGCCCAACGGCGGCCGCTGGGGCTACCGCCAGCTCGCCCCTGCCCCGGAGTGGACCACCGTGTTCCCGTTCCTGGCCAGGGAGATGCACCGCTGGTACGGCGACGACCGGGTGGCCGCCGAGCACTGGCCCGCGCTCACCCGCTACCTGGACTGGGAGATCAACCGGATGAGCGGCGGCCTGGCGCTGACCGCCCTCGGCGACTTCCTGTCCCCGGACGCGCCGTGGGGCGTGGCCCCCGAGGACAACCGGCTCACCGCCACCGCCTACCTGCACCGCGCGCTGGTCGGAGTGGCGGAGATGGGGGAGCTGCTCGGCCACCAGGTCACCGCGGCCCGCTACCGCGCGGTCGCCGCGCAGGCCGAGGACACCCTTAACCGCACCTTCCTGCGCGGCGGCCACTACCGCGGCGACCGCGACCAGGGCTACCGCCAGACCAGCAACGCCATCCCGCTGGCCTTCGGCCTGGTGCCTGCGGAGTCAGTTCAGTCCGTTGTGGACAGTCTGGCGGCGGACATCCGCAAGCGCGGCAACCACCTCAACACCGGCTGCCTGGGCACCAGCGTGCTGCTGCCGGTGCTCACCGCGCACGGCCACGCCGAGCTGGCGCACGCGATCGCCGTGCAGCGCACCGAACCCAGCTGGGGCTACTGGATCGAGCAGGGCGCGGACACCATGTGGGAGATGTGGCACCAGGACTCCCGCTCCCGCAACCACTACTTCCAGGGCACCGTCACCCAGTGGCTGTACGAGAACGTGGCGGGCCTGCGCCCACTGGCCAACGGCTACGAACGCATCCTCATCCGCCCGGACGCCAGGACCGGCGTGGCCTGGGCCCGCACCAGCATCGACACCGTGCGCGGCCGCGCCGCGGTCAGCTGGGCCACCACCCCGACCGGCCTGACCCTGACCGCCACCGTCCCGGTCGGCGCGACCGCGGAGATCCACCTGCCCACCGCCCCCGCCCACCAGGTGACCGCCCCGCCCGGTGCGGTCACCCTGCCCCCCATCCCCGGCCACGCCCCCTACCGGGTCGGCTCCGGCACCTGGACGTTCTCCACCGGCTAA
- a CDS encoding methyltransferase, with protein MSERSIMALADLATPMAIRVAATLGLVERAGSAGASVEQLASETGTSALALRRLLDHLVAVGVFAVESGCYRPTELGAQMAPGRFKTLLDINCAGGRAELAFVELLETVRDGTSAYEKRYGREFWADLDARPELRKSFDAQMNWRFRVQAGQIAERFDWGRFGEIVDVGGGDGYVLAEILRAHPGVRGRVVDLAPTAAAASERFVAAGLGDRASAVAGSFFDPLPGGADAYVLSDILHDWDDERAQRILRGCREAAGDNGTVLVIEPAWADGTGTAMSLHMLMCFGGKERSVAELVELGAAGGLALRESGAIADGRVLLEFGVS; from the coding sequence ATGAGTGAGCGATCAATCATGGCTTTGGCGGATCTGGCTACGCCGATGGCGATCCGGGTGGCGGCGACGCTGGGGCTGGTCGAACGGGCTGGGTCCGCGGGGGCTTCGGTGGAGCAGCTCGCGTCGGAGACCGGGACTTCCGCGCTGGCGTTGCGGCGGTTGCTCGACCACCTGGTCGCGGTGGGGGTCTTCGCGGTGGAGTCCGGGTGTTATCGGCCGACGGAGCTGGGTGCGCAGATGGCGCCGGGCCGGTTCAAGACGCTGCTGGACATCAACTGTGCCGGGGGCCGGGCGGAGCTGGCCTTCGTGGAGTTGCTGGAGACGGTGCGGGATGGGACTTCCGCTTATGAGAAGCGGTACGGGCGGGAGTTCTGGGCGGACCTGGACGCGCGGCCGGAGCTGCGGAAGTCCTTTGACGCGCAGATGAACTGGCGGTTCCGGGTGCAGGCGGGGCAGATCGCGGAAAGGTTCGACTGGGGGCGGTTCGGGGAGATCGTCGACGTGGGCGGGGGTGACGGGTACGTGCTGGCGGAGATCCTGCGGGCGCATCCCGGGGTTCGCGGTCGGGTGGTGGACCTGGCGCCGACGGCCGCGGCCGCGAGCGAGCGGTTTGTCGCCGCGGGGCTTGGGGATCGGGCTTCGGCGGTGGCGGGGAGCTTCTTCGATCCGCTGCCCGGGGGTGCGGATGCCTATGTGCTGTCCGACATCCTGCACGACTGGGACGACGAGCGGGCTCAGCGGATTCTGCGGGGGTGCCGGGAAGCCGCTGGGGACAACGGGACCGTGCTGGTGATCGAGCCCGCCTGGGCGGACGGGACGGGGACGGCGATGAGCTTGCACATGTTGATGTGCTTTGGTGGCAAGGAACGGAGTGTCGCGGAGTTGGTGGAGCTCGGGGCGGCAGGTGGGCTCGCGCTGCGGGAGTCGGGGGCGATCGCGGATGGGCGGGTGCTGCTGGAGTTCGGGGTGAGCTAG
- a CDS encoding endonuclease/exonuclease/phosphatase family protein, whose amino-acid sequence MTVVDVRPRRRVVAWLGWAVLAPVVGLVLVRLAGLDDGNVLALPMAGFPLVAAGTVLLAVVFGVVRMKAAWLAAGLAVVQLAVLVPRFVPDGGEVGAVRLRVGTINALAGRVDAAALVELVRAERLDVLAVQELPGAGVRSLAAAGIDEVLPYQELHPEQDTSIYSRLPLHGGGLLAAPTTWGQTVAKVEVGGRAIRLVGVHTLYPLGDAEKWGRDLAALRVAAGPDVVMLGDFNATLDHASMRGLLAAGLVDTHAELGRGWAPTWPSGWWVPPLMQLDHVLHGAGLRGVSVGEHTLGGSDHRMVVAELALV is encoded by the coding sequence ATGACCGTTGTTGATGTTCGGCCGCGGCGGCGGGTGGTCGCGTGGCTGGGGTGGGCCGTGCTGGCTCCGGTGGTGGGGCTGGTGCTGGTTCGACTGGCCGGGCTGGACGACGGGAACGTGCTCGCGCTGCCGATGGCCGGTTTTCCGCTGGTGGCGGCGGGGACCGTGTTGCTGGCGGTGGTGTTCGGGGTGGTGCGGATGAAGGCCGCCTGGCTGGCCGCGGGGCTCGCGGTGGTGCAGCTGGCGGTGCTGGTGCCGCGGTTCGTGCCCGATGGCGGCGAGGTGGGGGCGGTGCGGCTGCGGGTGGGCACGATCAACGCCCTGGCCGGGCGGGTGGACGCGGCGGCGCTGGTGGAGCTGGTGCGCGCCGAGCGGCTGGATGTGCTTGCGGTGCAGGAACTTCCCGGGGCCGGGGTGCGGTCGCTGGCCGCGGCCGGGATCGACGAGGTGTTGCCGTACCAGGAGCTGCACCCGGAGCAGGACACCTCGATCTACTCGCGGTTGCCGCTGCACGGGGGTGGGTTGCTGGCCGCGCCGACGACCTGGGGGCAGACCGTGGCCAAGGTGGAGGTCGGCGGGCGGGCTATCCGGCTGGTGGGGGTGCACACGCTGTACCCGTTGGGGGACGCGGAGAAGTGGGGCCGGGACCTGGCCGCGCTGCGGGTGGCGGCCGGGCCGGATGTGGTGATGCTGGGCGACTTCAACGCCACGCTGGACCACGCCTCGATGCGCGGGCTGCTGGCCGCCGGGCTGGTGGACACGCACGCGGAGCTGGGCCGCGGGTGGGCGCCGACCTGGCCCTCGGGGTGGTGGGTGCCGCCGCTGATGCAGCTGGACCACGTGCTGCACGGGGCGGGGCTGCGCGGGGTGTCGGTGGGCGAGCACACGCTGGGTGGTTCGGATCACCGGATGGTGGTTGCCGAGCTGGCCCTGGTCTGA
- a CDS encoding aminoglycoside adenylyltransferase domain-containing protein: MPYPGAERTAARYLAVADRLLPGRITGCYLVGSAALGAWRAGRSDIDFIAVVDGGFREGELRRLRVLHVVGNLPAAGRALLRADPTIPGTMNGAFVPAAELGEPVTRIRPLASHSGRSFKRGRGFDVNPVMWKVLREQGVTVRGPAPDRLGLDPEPDRLREWNLDQLRGHWRDWAQQCVTGGASGKPLVSAHRAALARVLGPPRLHHTIATGAVISKEAAAEYALDVFDTRWHPLLRAALAQRTGGPGPEIPEPGQLTRLAGEFTLELIGDAERLAR; encoded by the coding sequence ATGCCGTATCCCGGAGCCGAACGCACCGCCGCCCGCTACCTGGCCGTGGCCGACCGGCTGCTACCCGGCCGGATCACCGGCTGCTACCTGGTCGGCTCGGCCGCGCTGGGCGCCTGGCGGGCCGGGCGCAGCGACATCGACTTCATCGCGGTGGTGGACGGCGGTTTCCGCGAGGGGGAGCTGCGCCGCCTGCGGGTGCTGCACGTCGTCGGCAACCTGCCCGCCGCCGGACGCGCGCTGCTCAGGGCGGATCCGACCATCCCCGGCACGATGAACGGCGCGTTCGTGCCCGCGGCCGAGCTCGGCGAACCGGTGACCCGGATCCGGCCGCTGGCCTCGCACAGCGGCCGCTCCTTCAAACGCGGCCGCGGGTTCGACGTGAACCCGGTGATGTGGAAGGTGTTGCGGGAACAGGGAGTCACCGTGCGCGGCCCGGCCCCGGACCGGCTCGGACTCGACCCGGAACCGGACCGGCTGCGGGAGTGGAACCTGGACCAGCTGCGCGGCCACTGGCGGGACTGGGCACAGCAGTGCGTCACCGGCGGGGCGTCGGGCAAACCCCTGGTGTCCGCGCACCGGGCGGCACTGGCCAGGGTGCTCGGCCCGCCGCGCCTGCACCACACCATCGCCACCGGCGCGGTGATCTCGAAAGAAGCGGCGGCCGAATACGCCCTCGATGTCTTCGACACCCGCTGGCATCCATTGCTGCGCGCCGCCTTGGCCCAGCGCACCGGCGGGCCGGGCCCGGAAATCCCGGAACCCGGCCAGCTGACCCGGTTGGCCGGTGAGTTCACCCTGGAACTGATCGGCGATGCGGAACGGTTGGCGCGCTGA
- a CDS encoding LuxR C-terminal-related transcriptional regulator produces the protein MVVADNIRDHAVLSEEEVTLLRLLSTGLPIDAVARRLELSERTVRRRTRAMCNQLGFSSSIQVIVWAVRRGLV, from the coding sequence ATGGTGGTAGCCGACAACATCCGTGACCACGCCGTGCTCAGCGAGGAAGAGGTCACCCTGCTCCGCCTGCTCTCGACCGGACTGCCGATCGACGCGGTCGCGCGCAGGCTCGAGCTCTCCGAGCGCACCGTGCGCAGGCGCACCCGCGCCATGTGCAACCAGCTCGGCTTCTCCAGCTCCATCCAGGTCATCGTGTGGGCGGTACGCCGGGGCCTGGTGTGA
- a CDS encoding TetR/AcrR family transcriptional regulator, with translation MAIGRPREFDVDQALDRALEVFWRHGYEGAAMSDLTAAMGINRPSLYAAYGNKESLFRKALERYTEGPARHVSEAMEQPTARATAERLLYGTVDTVTAAGRPRGCLVVQGALATGSAAEGVRAAVSAERMAGEVRLRERFARAQQEGDLPESVDTATLARLVMVVNQGMAVHAADGVGPAELRRVVEMTMANFPGK, from the coding sequence ATGGCGATCGGGCGGCCCCGGGAGTTCGATGTCGACCAGGCGCTGGACCGGGCGCTGGAGGTCTTCTGGCGGCACGGTTACGAGGGTGCGGCGATGTCCGACCTGACCGCGGCCATGGGCATCAACCGGCCCAGCCTGTACGCGGCCTACGGCAACAAGGAGTCGCTGTTCCGCAAGGCGCTGGAGCGCTACACCGAGGGCCCGGCACGGCACGTCAGCGAGGCGATGGAACAGCCGACGGCGCGGGCCACCGCCGAGCGGCTGCTCTACGGCACGGTGGACACGGTGACCGCGGCCGGCCGTCCGCGCGGGTGCCTGGTGGTGCAGGGCGCGCTGGCCACCGGCAGCGCGGCGGAGGGGGTGCGGGCGGCGGTGTCGGCGGAGCGGATGGCGGGCGAGGTGCGGTTGCGGGAGCGGTTCGCGCGGGCCCAGCAGGAGGGCGACCTGCCGGAGTCGGTGGACACGGCGACGCTGGCGCGGCTGGTGATGGTGGTCAACCAGGGGATGGCGGTGCACGCGGCCGACGGGGTGGGGCCGGCGGAGCTGCGCCGGGTGGTGGAGATGACGATGGCGAACTTCCCCGGGAAGTAA
- a CDS encoding helix-turn-helix domain-containing protein gives MVDIPEPDPLAKLYQRAEAAIPRIAEDVLAAFFARAAGYQQLPPQLVNREISAAIALNLRLYLHCLRERRPPRPEELTEQIGAAIRRAQQGVPLEVVLGTYHIAAQVGWEAMAALAEPAELPELLSSVPGLLGYLSVAVPAVAASYLHEQQTLDAEHREARRALVTALLTGAPAEPLAERLGISLSEAHTVLHLRLGPPPQSDGADPQLAARTLVRRLQAELPPHTLAAVNHTGGTLLLPADDPAEAPADGPATALALSERLHLAAGTTLLTGIATAATRAAIPAAVHQATDIADLATRLGRPPGAYQLDDVLLEYQLCRPGPGRERLNRILDELTQHQDLLWTLRVFLASGHNRHRAAAELHIHRNTLNHRLRRIATLTGHSPADPAGARILAAALTVRDFAPR, from the coding sequence GTGGTGGACATCCCGGAACCCGATCCGCTGGCCAAGCTGTACCAGCGAGCCGAGGCCGCGATCCCGCGGATCGCCGAGGACGTGCTGGCCGCCTTCTTCGCCAGGGCCGCCGGCTACCAGCAGCTGCCGCCGCAGCTGGTGAACAGGGAGATCAGCGCCGCGATCGCGCTGAACCTGCGCCTGTACCTGCACTGCCTGCGCGAGCGCCGCCCACCCCGCCCAGAGGAGCTGACCGAGCAGATCGGCGCCGCCATCCGCCGCGCCCAGCAGGGCGTGCCGCTGGAGGTGGTGCTGGGCACCTACCACATCGCCGCCCAGGTCGGCTGGGAGGCGATGGCCGCCCTGGCCGAGCCGGCGGAGCTGCCCGAGCTGCTCTCCAGCGTGCCCGGCCTGCTCGGTTACCTCAGCGTCGCCGTGCCCGCCGTGGCCGCCTCCTACCTGCACGAGCAGCAGACCCTGGACGCCGAACACCGCGAGGCCCGCCGTGCCCTGGTCACCGCCCTGCTCACCGGCGCCCCGGCCGAACCCCTGGCCGAACGCCTCGGCATCTCCCTGTCCGAGGCGCACACCGTCCTGCACCTCCGGCTCGGCCCGCCTCCGCAGTCCGACGGCGCCGACCCTCAGTTGGCCGCCAGAACCCTGGTCCGCCGCCTGCAGGCCGAGCTGCCCCCGCACACCCTGGCCGCGGTCAACCACACCGGCGGCACCCTGCTGCTGCCGGCCGACGACCCGGCTGAGGCCCCCGCCGACGGCCCGGCCACCGCCCTGGCCCTGTCCGAACGCCTGCACCTGGCCGCAGGCACCACCCTGCTCACCGGCATCGCCACCGCCGCCACCCGGGCGGCCATCCCCGCCGCCGTGCACCAGGCCACCGACATCGCCGACCTGGCCACCCGCCTCGGCCGCCCACCCGGGGCCTACCAGCTCGACGACGTCCTGCTGGAGTACCAGCTCTGCCGCCCAGGCCCAGGCCGGGAACGCCTGAACCGCATCCTGGACGAGCTCACCCAGCACCAGGACCTGCTCTGGACCCTGCGGGTCTTCCTGGCCAGCGGCCACAACCGCCACCGGGCCGCCGCCGAGCTGCACATCCACCGCAACACCCTGAACCACCGCCTGCGCCGGATCGCCACCCTCACCGGCCACAGCCCGGCCGACCCGGCGGGCGCGCGGATCCTGGCCGCGGCACTCACCGTCCGCGACTTCGCGCCCCGCTAG